From a region of the Mercurialis annua linkage group LG1-X, ddMerAnnu1.2, whole genome shotgun sequence genome:
- the LOC126665980 gene encoding uncharacterized protein LOC126665980, whose product MLAARSLRKAAIPSTLIDNPSPGNIQPTRLALHVNEDNSSCWLYMASASHIYKLQILMQDSSSINKGKESLLIPVQAQVSDASVVNRCPHRSEIQSIVLCETESPGSMVLGSVDCYGHLIVSKLDGSGKDIDRLTYSVLPQDSGVGEGSWAGLCFSPSQWSTAAVARSFCKSIDLYDQDIHLRTLRTLWYPSSLNFLQNLSNGNEGSILAITEGCQLSIWDVRMKEKGGCLHRICGSLGDNFYAVCSSSTGNLAVGGADRNVTIYDPRRWSPLARWMHCSKYEITGLAFSSVNPDYIYIQGVDYEVFCGQWKNSEKVFSFRGDSNWLGFSKCSDRDIVGGWCDSGSVFVADVVAANGTEINNLHC is encoded by the exons ATGCTGGCGGCGAGAAGCCTGAGAAAGGCGGCGATCCCATCAACCCTAATTGATAATCCTTCGCCGGGAAATATACAGCCCACTCGTCTCGCCCTCCAT GTTAATGAGGATAATTCTTCTTGTTGGCTTTACATGGCCTCTGCCTCTCATATCTACAAACTTCAG ATTCTGATGCAAGATTCTTCTTCTATCAATAAAGGGAAAGAAAGCCTCCTTATCCCTGTACAGGCTCAG GTGTCGGACGCTTCAGTTGTAAATCGCTGCCCGCATCGTTCAGAAATTCAGAGTATAGTTCTTTGTGAAACTGAAA GCCCTGGTTCCATGGTTTTGGGAAGTGTAGATTGTTATGGCCATCTTATTGTATCTAAACTAGATGGCAGTGGGAAAG ATATCGACAGGCTTACGTATTCAGTATTGCCACAGGATTCAGGTGTTGGAGAAGGTAGTTGGGCAGGCCTCTGCTTTAGTCCAAGTCAATGGTCGACG GCAGCTGTAGCGCGTAGCTTTTGCAAAAGCATTGATCTTTATGACCAAGATATTCACCTGCGAACCTTACGAAC ACTCTGGTACCCATCCTCATTGAACTTCTTGCAGAATTTAAGTAATGGGAATGAGGGTTCAATTTTAGCCATCACGGAGGGCTGCCAG CTGTCAATATGGGACGTGAGAATGAAAGAAAAAGGGGGCTGTCTACATCGTATATGTGGTTCTCTTGGTGATAATTTCTATGCGGTCTGCAGTTCCTCAACTGGTAATTTAGCAGTAGGTGGAGCTGATCGCAATGTGACCATTTATGATCCTCGCAG ATGGTCACCACTAGCAAGATGGATGCATTGTTCAAAGTACGAG ATAACTGGACTTGCATTTTCATCTGTAAATCCTGATTACATCTATATCCAAGGCGTTGACTATGAG GTCTTCTGTGGGCAATGGAAAAACAGCGAAAAAGTTTTTTCGTTTAGAGGAGACTCAAACTGGCTTGGGTTCAGTAAG TGTTCCGACAGAGACATAGTTGGCGGATGGTGCGATTCTGGTAGCGTATTCGTGGCTGATGTGGTCGCAGCAAATGGGACCGAAATAAACAACCTGCACTGTTGA
- the LOC126672879 gene encoding uncharacterized protein LOC126672879 isoform X2, with translation MAENDSLEEIEARLENEGESDLDDGVPQLTFDNVCVNVSILTDDEGRGMPPPNGPGTFIDEDTGVSILHPGSKAATLLFGPYGSSHSQVQPQRPVKLDTRRPQQRKGKEVVTTSQLQK, from the exons ATGGCAGAAAATGATAGTTTAGAAGAAATTGAAGCTAGGCTAGAAAATGAAGGTGAAAGTGATCTAGATGATGGGGTGCCACAGCTAACTTTTGACAATGTTTGTGTGAATGTAAGCATCTTGACTGATGACGA AGGTCGGGGAATGCCTCCACCGAATGGTCCAGGAACCTTCATTGATGAAGATACTGGTGTATCGATACTTCAT CCTGGCTCAAAGGCAGCGACCCTTTTATTTGGACCATATGGATCTTCACACTCACAAGTCCAACCTCAAAGGCCGGTGAAACTTGATACCAGGAGACCACAacaaagaaaaggaaaagaggTTGTCACCACAAGTCAACTACAAAAATGA
- the LOC126672879 gene encoding uncharacterized protein LOC126672879 isoform X1, producing MVHRENYPQAEIVDLNAYTELLRSEATRKMQKLRDVTAARTISEPATLAGRGRGRGRGRGMPPPNGPGTFIDEDTGVSILHPGSKAATLLFGPYGSSHSQVQPQRPVKLDTRRPQQRKGKEVVTTSQLQK from the exons ATGGTTCATCGCGAAAATTACCCACAAGCAGAGATAGTTGATTTGAATGCATACACCGAGTTGTTGAGGTCAGAAGCAACAAGGAAAATGCAAAAGTTGAGAGATGTAACTGCTGCAAGGACTATTAGTGAACCCGCAACACTTGCAGGAAGAGGTCGAGGTCGAGGACGAGGTCGGGGAATGCCTCCACCGAATGGTCCAGGAACCTTCATTGATGAAGATACTGGTGTATCGATACTTCAT CCTGGCTCAAAGGCAGCGACCCTTTTATTTGGACCATATGGATCTTCACACTCACAAGTCCAACCTCAAAGGCCGGTGAAACTTGATACCAGGAGACCACAacaaagaaaaggaaaagaggTTGTCACCACAAGTCAACTACAAAAATGA